The genomic window GGCGAGAACATTTTAATCAGCTGAAGTATTTGTTtcagggaggaaaacaaaaaaccaaaaaacaaccccacacAATCACAAGCACAAAACCCAGGGCCTCCCCTTCGGCGTTAATGAGATGGAGACACTTCCGACCCCTCCCATACCTCCGTGTCCTCGCCGGGGACAGTTGTGCTTCGTCCCAGCGCACGCGGACAGTGACCGACACTTTTTGGCACAATTCTCTGATGCCACCGGACCCAAATATGCTCCACGGAGCGCAAATTTCTGGCCGGGCTCAGCTTTTTTTTGCAGCACAAGGTTTCCCCTGAGCCAGAAGCTGCAGGGTCAGGGGAGCGAGGCACGCCAAGAATGCAAACCGGGACTGACACGGCCATCTCCAGCTCTTCCCCCCTGCACAGCGCATTAATTACACGTGCTCTCGACGAGCCAGGAGGCTCCAGGAGGGCAGGGTGATGAGACGTTGGTGTTGTGAGGCAATTTCAGGGTGTATTTAGAGAGCGGTTGGTGCTCAGCTCCCTCTCTGCTTGCTGGAAAGGCCCCGATGTGGCCTTAGGGACAGTAAAAACACCATCACATTTGCACAACGGGCGGCTGTGCTGGCGCTCCCGGGCCGGCAGCCGAGTCAGCTTTGCACAGCCCAGCCTCggaaaacagggaaataaaagctCCGAGCGGGTACCGTGCCGGCTGATGCTCCCTCCCTTCGTCAGGCCAAGAGATTTTAACGACCCGACTTGATACCACCTGCCCAGACGGAGCACGCTGCACATTAGGAAGGCGCAACCGCGAGGTTATGTCTTTGGCAACAACTCATTAACGCCTGTGCTGGCGCTGGGGTTAATGAAGCCGGGATGGGAGGCAGAGCACCTCCGCGCCCCTTTTCCGACAGCCCTGCCGGAGCGGGCTGGATGCTTCCGCAACAAGCAGCCGAGAAGTCAATTTATGTTTCAGCAAGTGATTACCATTTGGTGCTAATTAAACTGCAAGATGATTAGTCGAGTAAAACCTTTAATTAGCCCCTTACATCATTTACAGAAATTATAGCTTATTTGCACCGTGTAAGTGCACGACACGGGGAAAGGAAGAGTAGAGCGAGCACAGTTCAAAAGAATTACACTTTCATTACGTCCAACTTTATTAGAGAAAATAATCGTTACTTAAACATCCTCTGCCTGCAACGCAAGTGCCCAAAAACCGAGCGAGAAACTCACGCCCGGAATCATTTACTCGAGGAGAAGCAGCTTCAAAGGGTTTTGtttaaagctgcagaaagagcaCACAAGGGGCTGAAGAGTTAATAAAACATTATCCAATTGTCAATTATGCCAATTAATCAAAATCTATGAAAACAGCAAATCCTTCAGGAAGGATTGGAAACACGAGTTGCGCCTGTGCCGCGCAAAGCTGCCTTTGAAAACACTAAACCTACCGCAGCTCGATTCATCAGGCAGATGGCAAAtattcctcccttcctcccctaAGCTCAGgagaaatcagattttattaaataaaaaagacgCAGCTGTAATTAGGCTGCAGGGAAGCCGTGAAAACGTCCCTGGGATTTCTCCCGGAGCCAGGCGGGACTTTGGGGGACGCATCCTTCCATCGGAGAGCTGAGGATGTGGCCCCAAAGCAAGTGATCTCGATGGGGAGGCAAAACTCGCCGCAGAGCCAGGACCTGCAGGCTCGTCAGCCCTGCTCCTCGTCTTCCGGACACTCGTTTTGGCTGGGAAGAGGACATCGAACCTGGCACCGCGGTCGGGAAATCCCTCTGGAGTCGGGGCAAAAGCACGTGGTGCGATAAAGGCTGCTCTCTCCCATGCCAGGACAGGAGCGTGGCAGCGTGTCGGTCCCCCGCAGCTCCAGGAACACGTCCCGTTGGCGTTTAGAGGGAACCGTTTCTTCTGCAGCAGTGCTAAATTGGCCATGAAGGCTCTACGTAAGCTgtaaccaccagcggtgatgTAAAATTAcgcttcctcccctcccaccccctctGCCAAACACCCACAAATTCCTAAATTATTCATCGGAAAAGTCAAGCGCGGAGGATCCGAGCCTGCAAGGCGAAAAGCGCGTCGCAGGGACGTTCCACAAACGTGCTCTGGAGCTGCCCCATCCCAAACCTCGTCCCTTCCAGAGCCCATCTCCTCCGGCGCTGCTTTCCCCTCCTCGCTGCTCTGACAGCTCCCAAGCATGCGGTGTCCAGGTTTCAGGCTGCGCTGATTTGCTCTGCTCATCCCCAGCGAGGTGGACAGCAATTAGCGAGACGTCAGCGATGAAATCTCCACCTTCTAAACGGAGACGGACGCGCAAACCCACGGCTCGCAGAGCCCACGCGTAAACGAGTCACCAACGTGACAACAAAGCGTGTTGAACGGTTCGGAGCAAAaccctgtgattttttttatttttagagagaCAGCTTCCTTCTGGCAGATTTGATAAGCACTGGTAAAATAAATGTCACCTCCACACGCGCAAATGAAGATAACCGGTATCTGGAAAACATCTGGGAACTCGGAACGACACgggagggggagcagagcagtTTCCACTCGGCAGAGGTGAAACACAACCCGAGCCGTTGTTATCCCACCGGCATCTTCCCGGGAAACTTCTGCCTCTATTTCAACGCCCAAATACGTTCCAATTATTTGGGATGTGAGAATTGCAGGGCAGTAACTcctcagcagagccaggaggtTTCCCAGGGATCTTTCTGGAGGTGGTTATAGCGGCAGGAAGATGAACCGGCCGCAGATTCACGCAGCCTCACGTCACACCCTTGCCGGGTACCACGTTTCACAGTCCTATTCCTACGTGGCATTCATCGTCCGCAGCTCCCAGAAAACCTCCCTCAACCTGCACCAGGGACAATCCATACTTCTAACAGGTTTATTTCTTAACCAGAACTAAAGATACTTGCCTTAAAAGGCTGCCAGGATTAGTTCATGTTTGTactggcagccagcagctcaTTCTTTGGCCACTGTTCAAACTTTGGGGCTTTATttaaaaccttctttttttttttccacagctctcCTAAGGTCGGTTGCATCTTCCCCACCGCCACGCTCCACAGCTGGGTATTCTCAATAAATCCAATTTGCAGTTATTTACGAGCCTACTGCGTAGGGCGTTGTCAGAGTCCCTCTGCGGCCCTGCAGCCCACCCAGTTAATTGTTGCAAAACTCAGTAAATTACCGGGAAAATGCAACTCAAAACTAATCCTgaaacttttcttgttttgttctcGTTTCCCTTTGACAAACAAAGCACCACCGGTGATGGGAACACACAGAAAACGAAGTGCAGGGCGCTTATCTCCAGCTGCAGATACGTTCAGTGGAGTGAACGCGTGGGCACAGGGAAAGGagttacagaaattaataatttcacaGCCCGAGAACCGTACCTGCATTGGGCACACGCTGCCTGCGCTCCTGCCTGTTGATTCTCCGTCCCCAATGACAACTTACCCAGGCGCTGCCGGCACCAGCTCTGGCAGTTTTGGCCGGCGCAGCACCGCTACCTCGCGTTTACAGCCACGGGAGCGCCGCAGAGGAGTTCAGAGACCGCGATTTCTATTCTTGCCCTGCTCCCGATGTGCCAAAACCAGGGCAAAACCCTGTTTTTTGAGGGGTTCAGCATGAGACAGAGGAGTTACGGCAGCTCCAAGGGACGCCAGCTCCTGCGCGAAGGCACCCAGTTGCCTCCGAATGCCCGGCCCAAAGTCGCATGAGACGCTGGAAAAATCTaccccagggctctgcagctcAACCAACCATTAACTCGCCTCGCTACCGGGGAGAGAAGTGCCCTGTGAACGCTGATGGGTGTACAAAACCACACAGAACTGAGAATGCAGATAAAAGACACCAGAAAAAACAATTCTTGgatgtttttctgtgcttcctgcaagctgctcctgcccagctggaCCCCAGTGTGTTAGCGAGCGCATGGGGAGAGGGCTGATCCCATCTCCACACCCCAAAGAGCCAAGGGGGGCTCCGACAGCTTTTCTATGAGAACCTAATAGCGACGGCGATCGTGCTGCTCCTGattctcttccctcctgtgCTTGGGGAAGAGCATCAGACACACTCCGGCACAGAAAGACCCTTCTCTGATATCGGATCGCAAAGCACACACGCAGAATAAGGACTTCTGAAGAGTGACGCGCGGTGACAGGAGCCCCGGGGAGAAAGGGCTTCTCCAGGCAAATGATTTTGTCTCCGTTTCCTACCTGCGAGGAAGGGAAAACTCTTTTCCGACTCAGCTAAGCATGCCGGGATCCTCCGGTGAAAGATGCTGCACGAGAACAAGAGATTTCCGTAAGGCTCCCTGACACGTGGCCAGGCACGGTGCCTAGACCGCAATACCCTGTAACCCACAATTTTGACTATTTTTAGGATGGGGAGTGTTGGAGGAAGGCAGAGCCCTATCCCTACCCTTCCCTTGGCTTCCCCGCCCGCTGtcagctcccctcctgcctcgcCTCTAATTCCAGGGCTCCTCTCCACGCccgggctcagccctgccctgcccgcgcTCCCCTCCAGACCTCCTGCTGCTCgccccaccagcccccaggGTTTGGGCAGACCCCGTATCCCCCTCCCTGGCGCCACCGCTTTCCCCAAGAGCGCACAGCTCACTTGTCCCTCCGCTCAcggccccccgccccagctccTCAGGAGCTCCCCAAACCCAGCTCCACACCCTCTCaccctccccttcttcccagcccccccccgcagccTACCAACTCCCTCACCCCCACATCCTTCGGCCCAgggctcccccagcctcccctccagcacccccaCTGCCCCTCCCCCCAGAACCCTCAGTCCTTCACACCACCTTCTCCCCGGGCCACTCAGCCCCTCACACCCGGcgcccccaaaacccccagcccctcagcaccctccctccccataGCCCCCACCCCTAACCCCCGCTCAGGTCCCccatctcctctctccctcagcCTCCCGGCCCCAGTCTCCCCCTTCCCTCATCCCCTTATCTCCTCTCAGGCCTCTCCATCTGCTCTCAGGCCCCCAAAGTCCCCTTCCCCCGACCCGCCGCgccccctccagcctccccttctcctcaggCTCCTCCACGACCCCTCGGGCCCTCGCCCCCCCCTCGGCCCCCCACTCACCCCTCACGACGAGCCCAGCGCTGCCGCTCCCCCCGCTCACTCGGCCGCCGCCATGTTGCGATCGAGCCGCATCCGGGCACCCGCCCTGCCCGCGTTCCCCCGGCAACAAGCACCGCCTTCTGGGGCGTGGCCTCGGGGCGTGTGGGGCGTGGCATCGTGGGGGAAGGCGTGGCATCGTGGGGGAAGGCGTGGCCTCGGGCGGGAAGGCGTGGTCTCGTGTGGGGAGGGCGCGGCCTCGAGGGGGAAGGCGTGGTCTCGGGCGGGAAGGCGTGGCTCCGCACAGCGTTTGACCCCGCCGCGCACCCGTAGGAGCGGTCGCCGTCAGAGACGGCTAAGGGGGGGTGTGGCCAATCACAGAGCGAAGGGCGGGAGATTGGCGCTCCCGCTGTCCAATCAGAGTGCGGCGCGGCGGGAAACGCGGCAGAAGGCGGTGGCCGCGCGCTAGCATGGCGGCGGCGTGAGGTGAGCGCCTCCCCCGCCGGTCTCCGGTGCGGGCCGGGGCCCCAGCAGGGGCCCCGGTGGGGCGAGGCCGCGGCTGCCGCCCCCGGGCAGCGCTAACCGGGCGTTTCCCCCTCAGGCCCCGCCGGTCGCCGTGCTGCGGGCCCGTAGGATGCCGCTCCGCGCTCTGCTGAGGGCCGCGGCCTCGCTGCGCGGCCGCGGTGCGTATCCCGCCTCGCTGCCGTccccgcccgcggcccctcGAGCCGCCGGCGGCCGCtgactctctctctctctctctcctcccccgCAGCTGCCGGggcgctcccgcccgccgccgtGGCCGGGAGGCGGCCGGTGCCGCCGTGCCCGCAGCAGGCCGGCGGCATGGCCACCCTCAACCAGATGCACCGGCAGGGCCGGCCCAAGCCGCCCCCTCCCAAGCTGGGGGCCACCTTCGGCCGCCCCCAGATCAAGGGGGTGGTGATCAAGAACCTGATCCGGAAGCCCAAGAAGCCCAACTCGGCCAACCGCAAATGCGCGCGGGTGCGGCTGAGCAACGGGAAGGAGGTGGTGTGCTTCATCCCCGGGGAGGGCCACAACCTGCAGGAGCACCACGTCGTGCTGGTGCAGGGCGGCCGCACCCAGGACCTGCCGGGGGTGAAGCTCACCATCGTGCGGGGCAAGTACGACTGCGCCCACGTCCAGAAGAAGAAGTGAAGGGAGGGAGCGGGGACGGGCCCCTCTGCGCGGGGACGCCGtgccggcggccccggggcgcggggggagcgTGCTGTTCCTTCGCTGCACCCATTAAAGGCTGTCGCTGTGCGGGAAGCGCTGCAGAGTGGTgttggggggccggggggaatCTCGGGACGTTGGGAGGGGgcctgggggcactgggaaggggcCTGGCGGGGACGTTGGAGGAcctggggggtctggggagcctggggacactgggaaggggcctgggggggggcctggggacattagggaggggtctggggggcatGGGAGGACCTGGGGGCACTGGGTGGGGTGCTAGGGACATtgggaagggggctgggggcactgggaaggagcCTGGGGGGttctggggacactgggggggcCTGGGGATGGTGGGAAGGGGCCTGAGGGTGAACTGGGGGTCCTTGGGACACTGGGAAGGGGCCTGGGGGTGAACTGGGGGTCCTGGAGACCCTGGGAAGggcccggggggaggggggcggggctGAGGGGTCTGGACGGCGCGCTGGGGGTAGGAGCCGGGAGGGGGCGTGGCCAGAGAGCCCCGGGGGCGTGGTCGTGTCCGGGCCGTGCCCCGCCCCTTCCGGCACGTGACGCTCGTCACAGCCGCGCCGGCGtccaagatggcggcgcccagggcgctggcggcggcgcggcgggcggcggcgcggggctggcgcggggcggggggcggggccggggccgggccggggcggagCCGCCTGTACGAGCACGTGCGCGAGGGCCTGAGCGCGCGGCCGCAGCTGGACGTGGCGGCGCTGAGCGAGCGGGAGctggagcggcggcgggggccgctgCGGGGGGGCGACCTGCGCGAGATCGtgagcggggcggggcctgccggaggggcggggcctgccgggggcgggcggggcctgtcggggctgggggctggagggcgGGGCCTGTCGGGGCTGgagaggggcggggcctggcgggGCTGGAGAGGGGCGGGTCCACCGGGGCTGGAGAGGGCGGGGCCTGCTTGGGGTGGGCGGGGTCCACTCGGAGGGGGCGGGCCTGCCGCGGCTGGAGAGGGCAGGGCCAGCTTTAGGTGGGCGGGGTCTGCCAGGAGGGGGAGGGCCTCGCGGCAGGCGGGGTCTGCCCGGAACAGGTGTCTGCGGTGGGGCCttggggaggggcggggcctaCAGTGAGGGGGCGGGTCTGCTGAGGAGGGGCGGGGTCTCAGGGGCGTGGTCTGCCTGGGAAGGGTGTCTGGGAAGGGGCGGGGTCCAGGGTGGGCGGGGTCTGGCTAGGATCAGGGAGGGCCCTCGTGGTAGGTGGGCCTGGGGAGGGTGGGGCCTGCAGGGGGCGGGTCTACAGGGTGCAGGCGGGGCTTAAGGGAAGGGGTGGAGCCCAGTATCAATCGGGGGGGGCTTGTGGAGTGGGTGGGGCTACAGGGAAGGGCTGCGCATACTGGTGGGGCGGGGCTTGTGCACAGCAGGGGGCGTGGCCACCGGCAGCCCCGCCCACACCGGCCCCACCCCCAGGTACAAACCTGGGCCCGCCTGGGGGAGGTGCGGGCCAGCATCGCCCGCCTGGAGGCCGAGAAGGGGCGAGTGGCCCAGGGCGTGCGGGCCCTGATGGTGAGagcccccctctgcccccccgggaccccccgtgtcccccccgcccgTGTCCCACCCTCTCTCCTCCCGCAGGCAGCCCACGACAAGGAGACGGCGGAGGCGGTAGGGacgcggggggcgcggggagggggtcCCCGCTCCCAGgaggggggtgccggggggggggtgtgcccccccagcgcccccagccccgtgtccccgcagCTCCCCGCGTACGCAGCGCTGCGGGCCCGCGGCCGCCAGGTCCGGCTGGAGCTGCAGGCGCTGCTGGCCGAGGAGGCCGGCCTGGACGAGCGCTTCTACCTGAaggccctgcagctccccaaCCGCACCCACCCCGAGGCGGTGAGCTGGGGGGGGAGCAGCTGGCGGGGGTCACCGCgtccccccatgccccctgacgtcccctcttcccccagcccgTCGGGGACGAGAGCCAGGCCCGcatgctggaggtggtgggagAGAAGCCGGGTacgccggggcgggggggagccgTGCCTCTGTTCCCCTGCGGTGATTTGGGGAGCAGTGACGGCGTGGAGGGTTCCTGGGGGCTGAGAGAGCTCGaagggggtgaggaggaggagggttcCTCCAAGTGATGGGGATTTCTGGGGGGACCGAGGAGGAGAGTGgcctggggggggaggaaggctgtggcaggggaagaagagggtCCTTGGGCAAGGAAATCTtgagtgaggaagaggagggtccCTGGGGTGAGGAAGGCtttggggggcggggagaagaggagggtcCCTGGGGTGAGGAAGgctttggggggagggggaagaggagggtcCCTGGGGTGAGGAAGGctttgggggggcgggggagaagaggagggtcCCTGGGGTGAGGAAGGctttgggggggcgggggagaagaggagggtcCCTGGGGTGAGGAAGGctttgggggggcgggggagaagaggagggtcCCTGGGGTGAGGAAGGctttgggggggcaggggaagaggagggtcCCTGGGGTGAGGAAGGctttgggggggcgggggaagagGAGGGTCCCTGGGGTGAGGAAGGCTCCCCACCCTTCCGTCCCCGCAGTGTTTGACTTCAAGCCGAAGGGACACCTGGAGCTGGGCGAGGGGCTGGACATCATCCGCCAGCGGtgagcacccctgggtgccGGGGCGGGGACACCCGGGCGTCACACGCGTCCCCCGTGACGCGCGCGTGTCCCACCCGTGACGCAGGCGCCTGTCGCACGTCTCGGGGCACCGCTCCTACTACCTGTGCGGGGCCGGCGCGCTGCTGCAGCACGCGCTCGTGCGCTTCGTCCTGGCCAAGCTGCTGCCCAAGGTACGCggcggggtcccgggggggtctggggggggggtcctgggggtcccacactccccccacacccctttTCCCCCAGGGCTTCCTGCCCATGACGGTCCCCGACCTGCTGCGAGGCGCCGTCTTCGTGAGTGCCGCCCCCGTCCCtgcgtccccccgccccgtgaCGGCTCTGTCCCCCCCCCGTGACGCCCCGTCCCCCCCTTCCAGGAGGGCTGCGGTATGCAGCCCAACGCCACCCCCTCGCCCGTCTACAACATCGCCCCCTCCCGCTTCGAGGACCTCTGCCTGGCCGGCACCTCCGAGGTGGGGATCGCAGGTGAGGAAAAACGGGGCGAAAACGGGGGAAAACGGGGTCTGTGCgtttggggggcgggggctccaggagccccgctgcccccccgccAGCTCATCCCTCCGCTCCAGGGTACTTCATGGACCACGCTGTGCGGCTGGAGGACTTGCCCATCAGGTacggggtccctggggtccccccctccccaggagccCCCCCACTTCCcactggggaccccccccacccctcccaggggggacccaggcgtccggggggTCCTCACCCCCTCGCCGCGGCCAGGGTcgtctgctccagcacctgctACCGGGCCGAGACCGAGACGGGGCGGGAGCCGTGGGGGCTCTACCGCGTCCACCAGTTCACCAAGgtactgggggaactggggggagGACCCCAGTGTCcgggcggggtgggggaggacaGGGCGGGGGGACGACACACGgccccgtcccctgtccccgcAGGTGGAGATGTTCGGGGTGACGGCGGCAGAGAGCGGGGCCGAGAGCGAGGCGCTGCTGGCCGAGTTCCTGGCTCTGCAGAAGGAGATCTTCTCCGAGCTGGGACTGCACTACCGGTGAGGGCGGGGGGCtcgtccccgtgtcccccgcccCATGCGTCCCCCtcccgtgtgtgtccccccccccgctgacagccccgctccccgcagcgTCCTCGACATGCCCACGCAGGAGCTGGGGCTCCCCGCCTACCGCAAGTTCGATATTGAAGCCTGGATGCCCGGACGGGGCAAATACGGGGAGGTGAGGGCAACGGCGGGGGGGCAAagcccctggggaggggggcaacCCCCCCAATTTGGGGTCTGCACTGGGTGCCCCCCCCTTACAGCGTCCTCCAGTAACCTGAGGGCAGATCCCCCCCGTTAAAGGGGTCCGCAGGGGGTCACCCCCCCCCATTTCGGGGTTTGCTGGGGAACTGGAGGGGAATTCCCCCATTGTGGGTGAACCACCAGTGTCGGGGTCCCTGGCCTCGAGGTGGGGGGTCCCCCAAATGCCTGCGAACCCCCTTGCTCCCCCCAGATCTCCAGCGCATCCAACTGCACCGACTACCAGAGCCGGCGCCTGAACATCATGTACAGCGACGGGGCCGGGCGGCTGCGGCACGCACACACGGTGGGTGCCGCCCCCCCCACCCGGGGGGTCCCcgagcccctctgcccccactACGCCCCCCAGGCCCCTCGGCCCCCCACTAACCCCAGGCCCCCCAGGTGAACGGCACTGCCTGCGCCGTCTCCCGGATGCTCATCGCTCTCTTGGAGTGCAACCAGCTGCCGGTGCGTGCTGAGGGCGGGGGGGATgggaccgggggggggggggcaccccagggtgctgggggggcgcAGGGGGAGCTCACCCTGCCCTGCGCCCCCAGGATGGTCGCGTCCGCGTGCCCcccgccctgcagcccctcgtCGGCCAGGCCGTGCtcgcccggcccccggccccgctgctgcGCTACATCGGGCCCAaccagccccgggggggccgTGAGGTGCCCTGAGCCGGGGGGGGGACCCCCGAGGTGGCCCCCACGTCGCACCCCGGGGCCAGGGGGGACACCTGAGGTGGCCCCTGTGTCCCCAGAAGGCACCCCaagcacggggcgggggggggggggcacgtGAGGGGGCCCCCACGCCGGAGAGGGCACGGAGGCAGAAGGGAGACGGGAAGAATGTGGATGCACGGAAGGGGACACGGACGCACGGACACGGGACGCACGGACACACGTCCCGTGGGGACACGGGTCCCCCCCCAGTGTTAACGAGCCCCTGCAATAAACACCAcctttgccccccccccccgagggaTGGAGCCCATCCTGTGCTGCTCCGTGCCTTCACACACGCCAGCGCCCTCCTGCACGTGCGCTCCGTGTGCTTTTGCACACGCATGTTTTCTGTGCACATGCCTGTAGACATGTGTTCTGTGTACTTTTGCACACGTGTTCTCTATACACACGTGCCCGTATACATCTGTGCTGCGTGTGCTTTTGCACACGCATGTTCTGCATGCACGTGCCCGTAGACATGTGCTCTGTGTGCTTTTGCACACGCGTGTCCTCTGTGCACGTGTGTTCCGGGTGCTTTTGCACATACATGTTCTCTATACGCATGTGCCCGTACACACCTGTGCTCCATGCGCTGTTGCACGCGCACGTGCACCCCATAGCTGCATCGCAGCCCGTGTCAGCGCAGCGCCCAGAGGAGaaactggggagactgggaggctgctgggggggaCGACAAGGATCCCGGGGGTCACACTAGTGACGGGGACCTCGGGGGCTGTGacccctgcctggggctggcccggggaggaagaggaggaggaggaggaggagggggtggtggggggctGCGCAGTGGCCAAATGCCTCTTTATTTTACAACAACCGATATAAATCCTCTACGCTACGACCGGGactcggggagggggggcagggtTGGGGTGGCGGGAGCGGGGGCTCCCCCAAAGTCCAGCCAACAGCATCGGGAGCCCCCAGATAAATAGGGGGAGACCTGGGGGGTGTCACTGGGGGGGGCCATCAGTCCACGCAGCGCCCACTGTTGATGACGATATCGTCGTATTCCTCCTGGGGGGAGACACAGCCAGCGCTCAGCACCCCCCAgagtttggggagggggggctgctgggagcgGGGTGAGCCCCCCCCCTTAATTCTGGGCGGCTGCCGGGAGCGAGGCGAGCCCCCCCTCATCGGCACAGCAGAGGAGCCGAGGGGATTTTGGGGCGCGcgccgggctggggggcactTACATCGCTGTTGTCGCCCTCGCCCTCGTCGGGGCTGTCCTCGGAGTCCCCGGGGGGCTCCTGCGCCCCGAAATCCcgcagcagctggggcaggcgggggtCGGGGCGGTGGCGGGCGCTGTAGAGGGGGGTGTACCCCACGTACATGCGGGCGGCGGGGTCGGCACCGGCGCGCAGCAGGCACTCGGCCACCTCCGGGCTCTGCGCCTCCACCGCCAGGTGCAGGGGGCTGCGGCCGCAGCTGGGCTCCTGGGGGGACGGGGGTcaagggggtgtggggggcccaggggaccccccccacgTTCCCCCACCCCGGCACTCACTGCCTTGTTGAGGTCGGCGCCGGcgctcagcagcagctccaccaTCTCCAGGTCTTTACGGAGCACGGCGACGTGGAGGGGGGTGTAACCTGCCGGGGAGGGGAACAGGGGGCGTCGCtgcggccccccagccccacgggggatccccagccccacggcatccccccgcccccacaGCCCATGTCCCCGTGCCACAGCTCCGTGGCGCGGTCCCTGCCCGAAACCGTGCCCCCCCCGCCATCTTCCCACACGGCCTCGCACCGCAGCCCCACGGCGTCCCCCCAAccgcgtccccccccccccccgccacacCCTcacgccgcggccccgcggagCCCCCACCGTCGTAGTTGACGCTGTCGAGCTGGGCGCGCGCCTCCTCGtcgcggggggccggggggggccgggggggtcccagcaggTGGCGGGCGCAGCCCCGGCGGCCCTCGCGGCAGGCGAGGTGCAGCGCCGTGTGCCCCCCGCGCTCCTGCACGCacagccccgcgcccgccgcccgcagTTTCCGCACGAAGCCGGACAGGCCCAGGATGACGGCGATGTGCAGCGCCGTCTGCGGGGAGAGAGACCCCTCagcggggcgcggggagccCCCCCGGGCCAGCGCGGAGGCTGGGGGGTGCCCCCCAACCCGcgtccccccccttcccgcACCTGCCCCAGGTCGTTCTGCAGGTCCAGGTACTCGGTGCCCCCCGTGTACTGCAGGATGGAGTCCAGGAAGGCCTCGTGCTCATGGATGACGGCCAAGTGCAGGGCCctggggggcgaggggcagcGTTACGGGGGGGTCCCGCcgccccctgccctgcctgggggtCCCCCAACGAGAGCAGAGCCCG from Ciconia boyciana chromosome 33, ASM3463844v1, whole genome shotgun sequence includes these protein-coding regions:
- the SARS2 gene encoding serine--tRNA ligase, mitochondrial isoform X2, giving the protein MAAPRALAAARRAAARGWRGAGGGAGAGPGRSRLYEHVREGLSARPQLDVAALSERELERRRGPLRGGDLREIVQTWARLGEVRASIARLEAEKGRVAQGVRALMAAHDKETAEALPAYAALRARGRQVRLELQALLAEEAGLDERFYLKALQLPNRTHPEAPVGDESQARMLEVVGEKPVFDFKPKGHLELGEGLDIIRQRRLSHVSGHRSYYLCGAGALLQHALVRFVLAKLLPKEGCGMQPNATPSPVYNIAPSRFEDLCLAGTSEVGIAGYFMDHAVRLEDLPIRVVCSSTCYRAETETGREPWGLYRVHQFTKVEMFGVTAAESGAESEALLAEFLALQKEIFSELGLHYRVLDMPTQELGLPAYRKFDIEAWMPGRGKYGEISSASNCTDYQSRRLNIMYSDGAGRLRHAHTVNGTACAVSRMLIALLECNQLPDGRVRVPPALQPLVGQAVLARPPAPLLRYIGPNQPRGGREVP
- the MRPS12 gene encoding small ribosomal subunit protein uS12m, with amino-acid sequence MPLRALLRAAASLRGRAAGALPPAAVAGRRPVPPCPQQAGGMATLNQMHRQGRPKPPPPKLGATFGRPQIKGVVIKNLIRKPKKPNSANRKCARVRLSNGKEVVCFIPGEGHNLQEHHVVLVQGGRTQDLPGVKLTIVRGKYDCAHVQKKK
- the SARS2 gene encoding serine--tRNA ligase, mitochondrial isoform X1, with the protein product MAAPRALAAARRAAARGWRGAGGGAGAGPGRSRLYEHVREGLSARPQLDVAALSERELERRRGPLRGGDLREIVQTWARLGEVRASIARLEAEKGRVAQGVRALMAAHDKETAEALPAYAALRARGRQVRLELQALLAEEAGLDERFYLKALQLPNRTHPEAPVGDESQARMLEVVGEKPVFDFKPKGHLELGEGLDIIRQRRLSHVSGHRSYYLCGAGALLQHALVRFVLAKLLPKGFLPMTVPDLLRGAVFEGCGMQPNATPSPVYNIAPSRFEDLCLAGTSEVGIAGYFMDHAVRLEDLPIRVVCSSTCYRAETETGREPWGLYRVHQFTKVEMFGVTAAESGAESEALLAEFLALQKEIFSELGLHYRVLDMPTQELGLPAYRKFDIEAWMPGRGKYGEISSASNCTDYQSRRLNIMYSDGAGRLRHAHTVNGTACAVSRMLIALLECNQLPDGRVRVPPALQPLVGQAVLARPPAPLLRYIGPNQPRGGREVP
- the NFKBIB gene encoding NF-kappa-B inhibitor beta; translated protein: MAAAEAAAQAAAPAPPGEVKRPEGDEWCDSGLGSLGEGQLGPLPASPGPASPGPERPGPAPGPVTAAGGAVRLAEPPEEAAAVAASPPPPAAAVDPAAWLRHVLSFLTEDGDTALHLAVIHEHEAFLDSILQYTGGTEYLDLQNDLGQTALHIAVILGLSGFVRKLRAAGAGLCVQERGGHTALHLACREGRRGCARHLLGPPRPPPAPRDEEARAQLDSVNYDGYTPLHVAVLRKDLEMVELLLSAGADLNKAEPSCGRSPLHLAVEAQSPEVAECLLRAGADPAARMYVGYTPLYSARHRPDPRLPQLLRDFGAQEPPGDSEDSPDEGEGDNSDEEYDDIVINSGRCVD